In the genome of Mycoplasma seminis, one region contains:
- a CDS encoding large conductance mechanosensitive channel protein MscL, producing MSKAKELHKKSWSDSMSSMKKGNLLMLAIGFLLGGVFTALVSSFANDIIMAAITRAFGTSTNDWVLAPVYDKADPTKIVGGIYLGKFIAALFQFIIVSVVVFGILYVYFWAKNYSDYRKALKNPVVEVEPVAAAPTTDELILAELRKLNEKADAK from the coding sequence ATGTCAAAAGCAAAAGAATTGCACAAGAAATCATGAAGCGATTCAATGTCTAGCATGAAAAAAGGTAACCTTTTAATGTTAGCTATTGGGTTCTTACTTGGAGGTGTATTCACAGCTCTAGTTTCTTCATTCGCTAATGATATCATCATGGCTGCTATTACAAGAGCATTTGGAACATCAACAAACGATTGAGTATTAGCGCCAGTTTACGATAAAGCAGACCCTACAAAAATCGTAGGTGGAATCTACTTAGGAAAATTCATCGCAGCATTATTCCAATTCATTATTGTTTCAGTAGTTGTATTTGGAATCTTATATGTATACTTCTGAGCTAAAAACTACTCAGATTACAGAAAAGCTCTTAAAAACCCAGTTGTTGAAGTTGAACCAGTTGCTGCAGCTCCAACTACAGATGAATTAATCTTAGCTGAACTTAGAAAACTTAATGAAAAAGCTGATGCAAAATAA